A genomic region of Methanobacterium sp. SMA-27 contains the following coding sequences:
- the cobM gene encoding precorrin-4 C(11)-methyltransferase, producing the protein MDGKVIFIGGGPGDPELLTLKAYNVIKKADVIIYAGSLVNRDVLNCAKNDSIIKNSASMNLDEILDLMKKSVKNGKLVARVHTGDPAIYGAIGEQIEGLKERKISFEIIPGVSSFFAAAAALETELTLPEVSQTVIITRPEGRTPKPSSEAISKLSEHNATMCIFLGVQMIENVVDDLLTHYKSETPVAVVQKASWPDEKIVRGTLSNISERVKSSGITKTSMIIVGDVLNTECIKPSKLYDKEFTHEYRIGDKKI; encoded by the coding sequence ATGGATGGAAAGGTTATTTTCATTGGCGGAGGTCCAGGTGACCCTGAACTCCTTACATTAAAAGCTTATAATGTAATTAAAAAAGCTGATGTTATTATATACGCAGGATCCCTTGTTAATAGAGATGTTTTAAACTGTGCAAAAAATGATAGTATCATAAAAAATAGTGCATCAATGAACCTTGATGAGATATTGGATCTAATGAAGAAAAGTGTTAAAAATGGTAAATTAGTTGCTCGTGTTCATACAGGGGATCCAGCCATTTATGGTGCTATAGGTGAACAAATAGAAGGTTTGAAAGAGAGGAAAATATCTTTTGAAATTATTCCCGGAGTAAGTTCATTTTTTGCGGCTGCAGCAGCTCTTGAAACTGAATTAACACTACCGGAAGTGTCTCAAACAGTAATAATAACACGTCCTGAGGGAAGAACTCCAAAACCCTCGTCTGAAGCTATTTCAAAACTATCTGAACACAATGCAACTATGTGCATATTTCTAGGAGTGCAGATGATTGAAAATGTGGTTGATGATCTTTTAACACATTACAAATCCGAGACTCCTGTGGCAGTTGTACAAAAGGCATCATGGCCAGATGAAAAAATTGTTAGGGGTACATTAAGTAACATATCTGAAAGGGTAAAAAGCTCTGGAATCACTAAGACATCTATGATAATTGTTGGTGATGTATTAAATACTGAATGCATAAAACCGTCAAAACTCTATGATAAAGAATTTACACACGAGTATAGAATAGGTGATAAAAAAATTTAA
- a CDS encoding ParA family protein — protein MTEVIGIINQKGGVAKTTTAINLTATLTRKGKKVLLVDLDPQANATTGLGIDKTNLNYSIRDVLLDECEIEEAIIPTDYENLDILPSNLSLSKVEKQLAGETAPEYILRRYLERINENYDMIIIDSPPTLGRLAYNVLVASDSVIIPVQTEYYAMEGVVDLLDAIKEVEDKLYSETEIKGVLLTMHDKREKLTKEVAYLVKEFFNDKMFKTIIPRNAPVKRSAADGIPCVIKYPDSTGAIAYVKFTEEFLERS, from the coding sequence ATGACTGAAGTTATAGGAATAATTAATCAAAAGGGTGGAGTGGCCAAAACCACAACAGCAATAAATTTAACAGCAACATTAACCCGGAAAGGAAAAAAAGTTTTATTGGTGGATTTGGATCCACAAGCCAATGCAACAACAGGTCTTGGAATAGATAAAACTAACTTAAATTATTCAATACGCGATGTATTGTTGGATGAATGTGAAATTGAAGAAGCAATAATACCCACAGACTATGAAAATTTAGATATATTACCTAGCAATTTATCTCTGAGCAAGGTAGAGAAACAGTTAGCAGGAGAAACAGCACCAGAATATATACTCCGACGATATTTGGAAAGGATTAATGAAAATTATGATATGATCATAATTGATTCACCCCCTACACTCGGAAGACTTGCATATAACGTTTTAGTTGCAAGTGACAGTGTAATAATACCTGTACAAACAGAATATTATGCAATGGAAGGAGTTGTAGACTTATTAGATGCAATCAAAGAAGTTGAAGATAAACTTTACAGCGAAACAGAAATCAAAGGTGTGTTGTTAACCATGCATGATAAAAGGGAAAAACTCACCAAAGAGGTTGCATATCTTGTTAAAGAATTTTTTAACGATAAAATGTTTAAAACAATCATCCCCAGAAATGCACCTGTAAAAAGAAGTGCTGCCGATGGAATACCCTGTGTAATAAAATATCCAGACAGTACCGGTGCTATAGCTTATGTTAAATTTACAGAAGAATTTTTGGAGAGATCATAA
- a CDS encoding adenylosuccinate synthetase, protein MTCNVLVGGGWGDEGKGKCITYLCFNDKPDIIARAGVGPNAGHSVEFNGEKYGLRMIPSGFVHTGARLLIGAGVLVDPEVFHYELNYLNKYNVKERTFADFRSAIIEPKHKEQDRASDYLSKKIGSTGSGCGPANSDRVMRVAKLAGDIPEMKGYTADVPTEVNEALDEGKEVFIEGSQGFGLSLYYGTYPYVTSKDTTASTFAADVGIGPTRVDEVIVVFKSYITRVGEGPFKTEITQKEAESLDIEEYGTVTGRRRRVGMFDMDLAKESCMINGATQIALTCVDRIFPKCERVKDYSQLSQDVKNFVAEIEGETGVPVTIISTGPDLVDTIDLREELL, encoded by the coding sequence ATGACATGTAACGTATTAGTTGGAGGAGGATGGGGGGATGAAGGTAAAGGTAAATGCATTACCTACCTCTGTTTCAACGATAAACCAGATATCATAGCAAGAGCGGGTGTAGGGCCAAATGCAGGCCACTCTGTTGAATTTAATGGCGAGAAATATGGATTAAGAATGATCCCATCAGGATTTGTGCACACCGGTGCTAGACTTCTTATTGGGGCAGGAGTACTTGTGGATCCTGAAGTATTCCACTATGAACTCAACTATCTTAATAAATACAATGTAAAAGAAAGAACTTTTGCAGACTTCAGATCTGCAATAATAGAACCAAAGCACAAGGAACAAGATAGGGCATCAGACTATCTTTCAAAGAAAATAGGAAGTACTGGAAGCGGATGTGGACCTGCAAATTCAGACAGAGTCATGAGGGTTGCTAAACTCGCAGGCGATATACCTGAAATGAAAGGTTATACAGCAGATGTTCCAACAGAAGTTAATGAAGCACTCGACGAAGGTAAAGAGGTTTTCATAGAGGGTTCACAGGGATTCGGATTATCACTCTACTACGGTACATACCCATACGTTACAAGTAAAGATACAACAGCAAGCACATTTGCAGCAGATGTTGGTATTGGACCAACAAGGGTTGATGAAGTAATTGTAGTATTCAAATCATACATAACACGTGTGGGTGAAGGGCCGTTCAAAACAGAAATAACACAAAAAGAAGCAGAATCATTAGATATAGAAGAGTACGGTACAGTCACAGGTCGAAGAAGACGTGTTGGTATGTTTGATATGGATCTTGCAAAGGAATCATGTATGATAAATGGAGCAACACAGATTGCACTTACATGCGTTGATAGAATATTCCCAAAATGTGAACGTGTTAAAGATTATTCACAGCTCTCACAAGATGTTAAAAACTTTGTTGCAGAAATCGAAGGAGAAACAGGAGTTCCTGTAACCATAATATCAACAGGGCCAGATCTTGTAGATACTATAGATCTAAGGGAAGAACTTCTTTAA
- a CDS encoding ATP-binding protein, which translates to MDNLGDYYHDVQMQKMFQLLEEPKSLDNIDISVGFIKNLVLKILSTYGVIKVNQIHEITGLHTDILEAVLRKLEKDDMCAQTGGGFLFPSVEFTIKQQGREKALQIMQENPYIGIAPVAYDEYFTIMSAQVKGRFPLKIPESVIKNAMKEIVGVEKAKKTLIASSIGGKGFFIYGPPGTGKTFITSKMSQMLPPILMPKYIEFSGSVIQLYDPDFHHKSPEQPEDPRWVKVSAPFVFTGSELTSEKLETLFNPNKGVYETSPIIKANGGVLLLDDLGRQKEDHNIILNRLIVPLENKRDVIYIKGAPVIVHTQFIPVLSTNLDINIVDEAHLRRAPMHILLGPPTPEEILEVFKRNLDLLNEEYDDSILNRFKKVYIPISEGGEQLKPTYAHARDIAQIAQAVRIRNNKDKITLDVLEEALDEHILIALQRKYTPELYERIINKKV; encoded by the coding sequence ATGGACAATTTAGGGGATTATTACCATGATGTGCAAATGCAAAAAATGTTTCAGTTGTTAGAAGAGCCTAAATCTCTTGATAATATTGATATTTCTGTAGGATTCATTAAAAATCTGGTTTTAAAGATATTATCTACTTATGGTGTCATAAAGGTGAATCAGATACATGAAATTACCGGCCTTCATACTGATATTCTTGAAGCAGTTCTTCGTAAACTTGAAAAAGATGATATGTGTGCACAAACAGGTGGTGGGTTTCTTTTTCCAAGTGTTGAATTTACAATAAAACAACAGGGTCGTGAGAAGGCCTTGCAAATTATGCAAGAAAACCCTTATATTGGAATTGCACCAGTTGCTTATGATGAATATTTCACAATAATGAGTGCTCAGGTAAAGGGCAGATTTCCCTTAAAAATCCCTGAAAGTGTAATTAAAAATGCCATGAAGGAAATTGTTGGTGTTGAAAAGGCAAAGAAAACATTGATAGCATCTTCCATAGGGGGTAAAGGGTTCTTTATTTACGGGCCTCCTGGAACAGGTAAAACATTCATAACAAGTAAGATGTCCCAGATGCTTCCACCAATTTTAATGCCCAAATACATAGAATTCAGTGGAAGTGTTATACAATTATATGACCCTGATTTTCACCATAAAAGTCCAGAACAACCTGAAGATCCTCGTTGGGTTAAAGTTTCTGCCCCATTTGTTTTCACTGGCTCTGAACTCACAAGTGAAAAGCTTGAAACATTATTTAATCCTAATAAAGGAGTGTATGAAACATCTCCAATAATAAAAGCCAATGGTGGAGTTTTACTTTTAGATGATCTTGGAAGACAGAAGGAGGATCACAATATAATACTAAACAGGCTCATTGTTCCTTTAGAAAATAAGAGAGATGTTATCTACATAAAAGGTGCTCCTGTAATTGTTCACACACAGTTTATCCCAGTTCTATCCACCAATCTGGATATTAATATTGTAGATGAAGCCCATCTTAGACGTGCACCAATGCACATTCTTTTAGGACCACCAACCCCTGAAGAAATATTGGAGGTTTTCAAAAGAAACTTAGATCTACTTAATGAAGAATATGATGATTCAATACTTAATAGATTCAAAAAGGTATATATTCCTATTTCAGAGGGTGGGGAACAGTTAAAACCAACTTATGCTCACGCTAGGGATATAGCACAAATTGCACAGGCTGTAAGGATAAGAAATAATAAAGATAAAATCACATTAGATGTTCTTGAAGAAGCTTTGGATGAACATATTTTAATTGCACTCCAGCGAAAATACACACCCGAACTATATGAAAGAATAATTAACAAAAAAGTTTAA
- a CDS encoding ZIP family metal transporter → MFSTMVQAGLWGFIGGLALLIGAVAGYYVKIRKRIIGSIMAFGAGVLIAAACFELLEQAFEWGSYDSTILGFVSGVVIFTFVDLYLSRTGAKHRKTADKSVVGDYDENGPAIAAGALLDGIPESVAIGLTMISGGAVGIATVVAVFISNIPEGLSSSVGMKSMGWSKKTIFGLWFLIAIITGLSSLAGYSVFSQFPPDVNAATLALAAGALLTMIADTMIPEAFRDTHEFTGLMMAFGFLIAFVLSKLV, encoded by the coding sequence ATGTTTTCAACAATGGTTCAAGCAGGTTTATGGGGATTTATTGGTGGTCTTGCCCTTTTAATTGGAGCTGTAGCAGGTTATTACGTTAAAATTAGAAAACGAATCATTGGAAGTATAATGGCATTTGGAGCAGGTGTTCTAATAGCTGCTGCATGTTTCGAACTTCTTGAACAAGCATTTGAATGGGGTAGTTATGATTCAACAATCTTAGGATTTGTTTCAGGTGTAGTTATCTTCACATTTGTTGATCTTTACCTTTCCCGTACCGGTGCAAAGCACAGGAAAACTGCTGATAAATCTGTTGTAGGAGATTATGATGAAAATGGACCTGCAATTGCTGCGGGAGCATTACTTGATGGTATTCCTGAATCAGTTGCAATTGGTCTTACCATGATATCTGGCGGTGCCGTTGGTATTGCAACTGTTGTTGCTGTGTTTATCTCAAATATTCCAGAGGGACTTTCAAGTTCTGTTGGAATGAAGTCTATGGGATGGAGTAAAAAGACCATATTTGGTTTGTGGTTTTTAATAGCAATAATAACTGGGCTGTCTTCATTGGCGGGTTATAGTGTTTTTAGCCAATTCCCTCCAGATGTTAATGCAGCTACTTTGGCTCTTGCAGCTGGTGCTCTTTTGACCATGATAGCAGATACTATGATTCCAGAAGCATTCAGAGATACTCATGAGTTTACAGGTTTAATGATGGCATTTGGTTTTTTAATAGCATTTGTGTTGTCTAAATTGGTATAA
- a CDS encoding MarR family winged helix-turn-helix transcriptional regulator → MKNSDEIIAEMNIEERLDMEKYILVILFLIQQRWSYTINKDFQKDNITTKQWLMLIVIGTAFNHEPSMQEVADALSTTHQNVKQLATRLETTGFLKIERDPKNKRILRLKVTEKSAEYWQTRASEHAKSIAEYFKTLEDIEVASLFKIMNKLEKLSLTMYEDAKNVNK, encoded by the coding sequence ATGAAAAATTCAGATGAAATTATAGCAGAAATGAATATTGAGGAAAGACTCGATATGGAAAAATATATACTAGTAATCTTATTCCTTATACAGCAACGATGGAGTTATACAATCAATAAAGACTTTCAAAAAGACAATATTACCACCAAACAATGGCTGATGCTCATTGTAATTGGAACAGCATTTAACCACGAACCATCCATGCAGGAAGTTGCAGATGCACTTAGCACCACACATCAAAATGTCAAACAATTAGCCACTCGCCTTGAAACAACTGGTTTTCTTAAAATTGAGAGGGACCCTAAAAACAAACGCATATTAAGATTAAAAGTAACAGAGAAATCCGCTGAATACTGGCAAACAAGAGCGTCAGAACATGCCAAATCAATAGCAGAATACTTCAAAACACTAGAAGACATTGAAGTAGCATCGCTATTTAAGATCATGAACAAACTCGAAAAACTATCATTAACAATGTATGAAGATGCAAAAAATGTAAACAAGTAA
- a CDS encoding flavodoxin domain-containing protein, which yields MKALIIYGTRYGTATGIAEEISKVLKEENVDVDLENAREKKELDVTSYDLVVVGSGIKMGKWTKATMNFLKKNKDALSKRKVALFVTCGAANEEKTIAEGQEKYLDNIAKENLINEPIATGLFGSVYDPNAKQGLIFKLVNRSIKKELEKQGKDPNKKHDYRNWDEIRAWTRNLTTK from the coding sequence ATGAAAGCATTAATAATATATGGAACACGTTATGGGACTGCAACTGGAATTGCAGAGGAAATATCAAAGGTTTTAAAAGAAGAAAATGTTGATGTTGATCTGGAAAATGCTAGGGAAAAAAAGGAATTAGATGTAACCTCCTACGATCTTGTTGTTGTTGGCAGTGGAATTAAAATGGGTAAATGGACCAAAGCAACAATGAACTTTCTCAAAAAGAATAAAGATGCACTTTCAAAACGCAAAGTAGCATTATTTGTTACCTGCGGAGCTGCTAATGAAGAAAAAACAATTGCCGAAGGACAGGAAAAATATTTAGACAACATTGCAAAGGAAAACCTTATCAACGAACCAATTGCAACAGGACTCTTTGGTAGTGTATATGATCCTAACGCCAAACAAGGATTGATTTTCAAATTGGTGAATAGATCCATTAAAAAGGAACTTGAAAAACAGGGAAAGGATCCAAATAAAAAGCATGATTACAGAAACTGGGATGAAATTAGAGCCTGGACTAGAAATTTAACAACCAAATAA
- a CDS encoding phage holin family protein produces MEDYDKKYHKSRFYWFWRTIILWIGSSLGFLLIAYLSVGLTLDSWESAFVAAGIVGILNALLWPILSRILLPFMIFTVGIGSLLINGALIWFATGFVEGVTIDGAALILAPIGMAAISTLLAGIITIDDDAAWYRAIRKNVKKFDKKNIKDKPGVVFMEIDGLAKNILLEAVEKGYMPTLKRWLDDGVHVLSGWETDLSSQTGASQAGILHGNNEDIVAFRWVEKENNNKFMVSTGLSDAPIVEERISDGNGLLSMNGASRSNLFSGDAEDVIFTFSKMKNLGKFYNRAWRYVFSNSSNFSRIISLFLYDCILDYKSQLMHAIKNINPRIKRGIIYPFVRAGANVFLREITTLALIGDVLKGHVDVAYVTYLGYDEIAHHSGTRDKDSFDALRSIDKQFHRVEMASLLAHRKYKLVIHSDHGQTNGATFKQRYDLTLEELVRGLLPAEALIFADMSPTTGDHFGVAFTAPGDRVKGYFRDKTEDVNEYIQKYNVKPKEVTQLDANVNVLASGNLGMVYLTDHTERLNYEQLIQIYPDLMPGLAQHPGIGFILVNSEKHGPLVIGNKGTYYLKDDTIEGENPLLNFGPNAADHIRRTNSFRYTPDVLVMSMYDPVSNEVAAFEELVGSHGGIGGEQSYPFISHPKDWEIKNDLIGAEKVYQLFKSEIEKTIQ; encoded by the coding sequence ATGGAAGATTATGACAAGAAATATCATAAATCAAGATTTTATTGGTTTTGGCGTACAATAATACTTTGGATAGGTTCTTCATTAGGATTTCTGTTGATCGCTTATCTTTCTGTAGGATTAACATTAGATTCATGGGAAAGTGCTTTTGTTGCTGCCGGTATTGTTGGTATATTAAATGCATTACTCTGGCCTATTTTATCCCGTATTTTACTCCCATTCATGATTTTTACAGTTGGAATAGGTTCTTTATTGATAAATGGGGCTTTAATCTGGTTTGCAACGGGTTTTGTAGAGGGAGTCACCATTGATGGTGCTGCCTTAATTTTAGCACCTATAGGAATGGCTGCAATTTCAACGTTACTTGCAGGAATCATAACCATAGATGATGATGCAGCATGGTATAGAGCAATAAGAAAAAATGTCAAGAAATTTGATAAAAAAAATATAAAAGATAAGCCCGGCGTTGTATTCATGGAAATTGATGGCCTGGCAAAGAACATTCTATTGGAAGCAGTTGAAAAGGGATACATGCCTACTCTTAAAAGATGGTTAGATGACGGTGTACATGTTTTAAGTGGATGGGAAACAGATCTTTCAAGCCAAACAGGTGCAAGCCAAGCAGGAATTTTACACGGTAATAATGAGGATATAGTAGCATTTCGCTGGGTTGAAAAGGAAAATAATAATAAATTCATGGTATCAACAGGTTTAAGTGATGCTCCAATTGTTGAAGAGAGAATATCAGATGGAAACGGATTACTTTCAATGAACGGTGCAAGCAGATCAAATCTTTTTTCAGGTGATGCAGAGGATGTTATATTTACATTCAGTAAAATGAAGAATTTGGGAAAATTTTATAACCGTGCATGGCGTTATGTATTTTCTAATTCCTCTAACTTCAGCAGGATAATATCCCTATTTTTATACGATTGTATTCTTGATTACAAATCACAGTTAATGCACGCAATAAAAAATATTAATCCACGTATTAAACGTGGAATTATCTATCCATTTGTAAGAGCAGGTGCCAATGTATTTTTACGAGAAATTACAACTTTAGCGCTGATTGGTGATGTACTTAAGGGACATGTTGACGTGGCATATGTTACATATCTAGGTTATGATGAAATTGCACATCATTCTGGTACAAGGGATAAAGATTCATTTGATGCCCTTAGAAGTATTGATAAACAGTTCCACCGTGTTGAAATGGCTTCTTTACTTGCCCACAGAAAGTATAAATTGGTTATACATTCTGATCATGGTCAGACAAATGGTGCAACATTCAAACAACGCTATGATCTAACATTAGAAGAACTAGTTAGGGGATTACTGCCTGCTGAAGCTCTAATATTTGCAGACATGTCTCCAACTACAGGAGACCATTTTGGAGTAGCATTTACAGCACCGGGGGATCGGGTTAAAGGTTATTTCAGGGATAAAACAGAGGATGTTAATGAATATATACAAAAATATAATGTGAAACCTAAAGAGGTAACCCAGCTGGATGCTAATGTAAACGTATTGGCTTCGGGTAATTTGGGAATGGTATATTTAACGGATCATACTGAAAGACTCAATTATGAACAGTTGATACAAATATATCCAGATCTTATGCCGGGTCTTGCACAACATCCTGGAATAGGATTTATACTTGTTAATTCTGAGAAACATGGCCCACTAGTAATAGGTAATAAAGGAACATATTATTTAAAGGATGATACTATTGAAGGAGAGAATCCTCTTCTTAACTTCGGCCCAAATGCAGCGGATCATATAAGAAGAACGAACAGCTTCAGATACACTCCAGATGTTCTGGTCATGAGTATGTATGATCCTGTAAGCAATGAAGTAGCAGCATTTGAAGAGCTGGTTGGTAGTCATGGTGGAATTGGAGGCGAACAATCCTATCCATTTATTTCACATCCTAAAGATTGGGAAATTAAAAACGATCTAATTGGTGCTGAAAAGGTTTACCAATTATTCAAATCTGAGATAGAAAAAACAATTCAATGA
- a CDS encoding LL-diaminopimelate aminotransferase, translating to MSVKINENYLLLKSNYIFAEINRRVEKFQKENPDAQVIKMGIGDVTRPLPKAVVDAFKSAVLEMGEAESFMGYGPEQGYSFLREEIIEKDYKKLGVELSTDEIFVSDAAKCDTANIQEIFGLENIIAVTDPVYPVYVDSNVMAGRSGLMQDNGQYKGIVYLPCTAKNNFIPELPETPVDLIYLCLPNNPTGTGLTREELTKWIDYARENNSIILFDAAYEAYVTEEDIPRSIYEIEGAKEVAIEFRSFSKNAGFTGTRCAFAVVPKDITAVDSEGKKHDLNSLWNRRQTTKFNGVSYPVQVAAKAVYSPEGQKEIKESIEYYLKNAGIVRKSMEKIGLKVYGGVNSPYIWVKTPENMDSWEFFDLLLNKANIVGTPGVGFGPSGEGYFRLTAFNTLENTIEAMNRISKLSI from the coding sequence ATGTCTGTAAAAATCAATGAAAACTACCTACTTTTGAAAAGCAACTATATATTTGCCGAGATCAACCGAAGAGTTGAAAAATTTCAAAAAGAAAATCCAGATGCACAGGTAATTAAAATGGGAATAGGAGATGTAACACGCCCACTTCCTAAGGCAGTGGTGGATGCATTTAAAAGTGCAGTACTTGAAATGGGAGAGGCTGAATCATTTATGGGGTACGGACCAGAACAGGGCTACTCATTTTTGAGAGAAGAAATAATAGAAAAAGATTATAAAAAACTTGGAGTTGAATTGTCTACAGACGAAATTTTTGTAAGCGATGCAGCCAAATGCGACACAGCCAATATACAGGAAATATTTGGACTTGAGAATATAATAGCAGTTACCGACCCTGTTTACCCAGTATATGTTGATAGTAATGTAATGGCAGGGAGAAGCGGCCTAATGCAGGATAATGGACAATACAAAGGAATTGTATATTTACCATGTACCGCTAAGAATAATTTCATTCCAGAACTTCCAGAAACACCAGTTGATCTAATTTATCTCTGTTTGCCCAACAATCCCACAGGAACAGGTCTTACAAGAGAAGAGCTAACTAAATGGATTGATTATGCAAGAGAAAATAATTCAATAATCCTCTTTGATGCAGCCTACGAGGCATATGTAACAGAAGAAGATATACCTCGAAGTATTTATGAAATCGAAGGTGCTAAGGAAGTTGCAATAGAATTTAGAAGTTTCTCAAAAAATGCAGGTTTTACTGGTACTAGATGTGCATTTGCAGTTGTACCAAAAGATATAACAGCAGTTGATTCTGAAGGGAAGAAACATGATCTAAATTCATTATGGAACAGACGTCAGACAACCAAATTCAATGGAGTGTCCTATCCTGTACAGGTTGCAGCCAAAGCAGTTTACTCACCAGAGGGTCAAAAAGAAATCAAGGAATCAATTGAATATTATCTTAAAAATGCAGGAATTGTAAGGAAAAGTATGGAAAAAATTGGTTTAAAAGTCTACGGTGGAGTGAATTCACCGTATATTTGGGTAAAAACACCTGAAAATATGGATTCATGGGAATTTTTCGACTTACTCCTTAACAAGGCTAATATAGTTGGAACACCTGGTGTAGGATTTGGTCCAAGTGGAGAAGGTTATTTCAGATTAACAGCTTTCAATACACTGGAAAATACTATAGAAGCCATGAATAGAATTTCTAAACTTTCTATTTAA